The Actinopolymorpha sp. NPDC004070 genome includes the window ACCGCGCATCCTCGCCGCGGCGTTGCCCGGGTGCGGCGAGGTCGGCAGAGTGGGAAACGTGACGACACTGCTGCTGGTCCACGGCGGCCTCTGGGACGACATGGACGCCGAGCGGTTCTGGCACGAGCCCGGAATCGTCGCCGGCCTGGAGGAGCGGGGCTTCACCGTGCTCGCGCCGGACCGGCTGCCGCGGGCGCGTTCCTGGCTGGCCGAGGTCGAGCACCTGGTGCCGCTGCTGCCATCGGGCCCGCTCAGCGTGGTGGCCGGGTCGAACGGCTGCTCGGTGGCCGTCCGGTTGGCGCTGACCTGCCCGGAGCGGGTGGACCGGCTGGTCCTGGCCTGGCCCGCGTCGGTCGGGGAGGCCGTGGTGGACGTACGCACCCGCCGTGGCCTGACCGAGCTCGGCGCGTCGCCGCGGATCGCCAAGGACCTGCTCTCCGGCGAGGTCCTGCGCGGGGCCACCGAGGCCGAGCTCACCGGGATGAAGCTGCCGGTCGGGGTGCTTCCCTCGACCCCGGAGAACCCCGTCCACCGGCGCCGTACGTCCCTGGCGCTGTGCTCCCTCCTGCCGCACCCGTCGGAGCTGCCGGGTACGCCGGAACCGGTACGCCGGGACTTCGGACCGTACCTCCGCTCGTTCCTCACCAGCGTCACCTCCTTCGTCTCCGAGGTGCCCTGAGGTCGTCTCCGAGGTGCCCTGGGACCCGCCGCACGGCCCCCAGCCGCCCCTGCGTCCTGGGCGCGCCGCGGCCACGCGGGCGGTTGCGGGCAGCGGGCGCACCCGGGGCGGGTAGCCTGCCGTTCTGCGAGGAATCCCACCGGAGTCCCAGGAGGGCGGTCATGGTCGACCAGCCAGGCGAGGAAGCGGCCCGGCCGGCAACCCAGGTGCCCCCTGGCCGGGCCGGCGGGGGAACGCCCGCCGACAGGCAGGCGTTCTGGAAACGTTGGGGTCGTCCACGGGGCCGCCCACTTCCGCCGATTCGTCCCTGGCCGCGCCGGCAGTGGCCGCTGCTGGTGGTCCTGGCCGGGGTCGTCGCCTCCCTGGTGGTCGTGGTGGTGGTCGACTTCCGGCCCGGTACGGCACTGTTCGCCTGCTCGGTCCTGTTGGCGGCGGTTTTCCGGTTGGTGCTGACCACCCGGCGAGCCGGCCTGCTGGTGCTGCGGAGCCGGATGACCGACGTGGTGACGCTCGCGATCATGGGAGGTGCGGCTCTGGTGCTGGCGCTGGCCGTGCCGGACATCCGATGACTTTCCGAATGACCCCGAACAGCCATCGGAACGGCTGCTCGGTTAGGCTTCGACAACTATCTCGACGCCAAGACAATTCCCGAGTACGCCGAGAACGCTGAGTCCGACGCCGCACATCCGGGCGGCATCTTCCAGGAGGCGAGCACACATGGCGCGTAACGGCAAGGTCGCTGTCGTCGGTGCGGGTTTCTACGGGTCGACGACCGCGCAGCGACTCGCCGAGTACGACATCTTCGACGAGGTCGTCCTCACCGACATTCTCGAAGGCCGGCCCGAGGGGCTGGCCCTCGACATCAACCAGTCCCGCCCGGTCGAGGGCTTCGAGACCAAGGTGACCGGCCAGACGACGGCTCGCGACGGCGGAGGCTACGAGGCGATCGCCGGCTCCGACATCGTGATCATCACCGCCGGCCTGCCGCGCAAGCCCGGCATGAGCCGGATGGACCTGATCGAGACCAACGCCAAGATCGTCCGGCAGGTCGCGGAGAACGTCGCCAAGCACGCGCCCAACGCGGTGGTCATCGTGGTGTCCAACCCGCTGGACGAGATGACCGCGCTGGCGCAGCTGGCCACGCAGTTCCCGCGCAACCGCGTGCTCGGCCAGGCCGGCATGCTCGACACCGCGCGGTTCACCAACAGCGTTGCGGAGAAGCTCGGCGTCCCGGTGGGCGCCGTGACCACGCTGACCCTCGGTTCCCACGGCGACACCATGGTGCCGGTCCCCAGCAAGTGCACGGTCGAGGTCGACGGCTCCACCAAGCCGCTGACCGAGTTGCTGTCCGCGGAGGAGATCGAGGCCCTCGTGGACCGCACCCGCAACGGCGGGGCGGAGGTCGTCGCCCTGCTCAAGACCGGCTCGGCGTACTTCGCGCCCTCGGCCGCGGCGGCCCGGATGGCCAAGGCGATCGCGGAGGACTCCGGCGACGTCATGCCCGTGTGCGCATGGGTCGACGGTGAGTACGGCATCGACGGCGTCTACCTCGGCGTCCTCGCCGAGCTCGGCAGGACCGGCGTACGCAAGGTCGTCGAGACCGACCTCACCGACAGCGAGCTGGCCGCGCTGAAGGAGGCGGCGGAAGCCGTCCGCAGCAAGCAGTCCGACGTCCAGAACCTCTAACCCCACCCTCGGCGTGGATGGCCGGCGGGGTTGCCCCCACCCCGATCCACGTCCTGGCCGGAGGAGCCCCCTTGTCAAAGATCAGCGTGAAGAACCCGATCGTCGAGCTTGACGGCGACGAGATGACCCGGGTCATCTGGAAGGACATCAAGGAGCAGTTGCTGCTGCCCTACGTCGACCTCCAGCTCGACTACTACGACCTCGGCATCGAGCACCGCGACGCCACCGACGACCAGGTGACGGTCGACGCGGCGAACGCGATCAAGCAGCACGGCGTGGGCGTGAAGTGCGCCACGATCACCCCCGACGAGGCGCGGGTCGAGGAGTTCGGCCTGAAGAAGATGTGGCGTTCGCCGAACGGCACGATCCGCAACATCCTCGGCGGCGTGGTGTTCCGCGAGCCGATCATCATCGACAACGTCCCCCGCCTGGTGCCGGGCTGGACCAAGCCGATCATCATCGGCCGGCACGCCCACGGCGACCAGTACAAGGCCACCGACTTCGTGGTGCCGGGTCCGGGCAAGCTCACCGTCACCTACACCCCGACCGACGGCAGCCAGCCGATGGAGTTCGAGGTCGCGGAGTACCCCGGCGGCGGCGTCGCGATGGCGATGTACAACTACGACGACTCGATCCGCGACTTCGCGCGGGCGTCGTTGAACTACGGCCTGCAGCGCGGCTACCCGGTCTACCTCTCCACCAAGAACACCATCCTCAAGGCCTACGACGGCCGCTTCAAGGACCTGTTCGCCGAGGTCTTCGAGACGGAGTTCAAGGGCAAGTTCGAAGAGGCCGGCATCACCTACGAGCACCGGCTCATCGACGACATGGTGGCGCAGGCGCTGAAGTGGGAGGGCGGCTTCGTCTGGGCGGCCAAGAACTACGACGGTGACGTGCAGTCCGACACCGTTGCGCAGGGCTTCGGTTCGCTCGGCCTGATGACCAGCGTGCTGATGACCCCGGACGGCCGCACGGTCGAGGCCGAGGCGGCGCACGGCACGGTGACGCGGCACTTTCGCCAGTGGCAGAAGGGCCAGAAGACGTCGACGAACCCGATCGCGTCGATCTTCGCCTGGACGCGGGGGCTCGCCCACCGCGGCAAGCTGGACGGCACGCCGGAGGTGTCGGCGTTCGCGCAGACGCTGGAGCAGGCCTGCGTGGAGACCGTCGAGGCCGGCAAGATGACCAAGGACCTCGCGCTGCTGGTCGGTGGCGACGCCGAGTGGCTGAGCACCGACGACTTCCTGGCTGCGCTGGCGGAGACGCTGAAGGTCAAGGTGGCCAAGCAGTAGGTCTGTTCCTACGGCCACGTCGTACGTTTCGTCGCCCACCCGGGCCGGCTCCGGCCGGCCGGGTGGGCGACGTCGTCTTCCAGCGCCGGCGAGTCTCCGCCCGGCCGGGCTCCGCCGGGTCGCCGACGTGCTCGCCCGCGTTTCGTGATCGCCTCGCGCGGAAGGATGCACCCGTGGCTACCAAACTCAACAGGAGCGCGTTCGAACACGCCAAGCAACTCGTCAGGGACGGGAAGTACATCACCGACGAGCGGGACGCCTGGAGCGAACACCAGCCGTCGGCGGCGGACGAGAACGCCTACCTCGACAAACACGGCTACGAGGAGTACGGCAAGTGGTACCTCGGCGTCGACGACGACCAGAACGCCGAGACCAAGTCGCACTACAAGTTCCCGTACGGCGACTTCGTGAAGGTCCACCGCTGCGGAGTGATCAGCGCGGAGTCCAGGGCGGGCCAGAACGACTACGACGACATCGAGAACGCCGCCCTGAAGCTGCGCGAGCTGATCGACAAGCAGTGAGCCCGGAGCCGCTGGCCATGTGTCCGGGAACCCTTATCGGCTGGACACTTCGCGGTGTGCGTCGCGGAGGAACTCCGGGGTGATCTCCACACCCCAGCCGGGCGCCGACGGCACCTTGACCCCTCCGTTCTCCAGACGGAGGTCGGGTTCGTAGACACCGCGCGTCCACGGCGTGTCCTCGATGCCCCACTCGTGGAACTGGTGGCAAGCCGGCATTGACGCCGCGAGGTGCAGCGTGAACACCTGCAGCATCGAGGTGTTCGAGCAGTGCGGCGTACACGGAATCCCCGCGTCCTCGGCCATCCGGGCGACCCGGCGGGCCCGGGCGACACCGCCGATGTAGCCGATGTCTGGCTGCACGATGTCCACCGCGTGCGACTCGATCATCCGCCGGAACTGCACCAGCGAGTTGTCCTGCTCGCCACCGGCCACCGGGATGTCGAGCGCTGCTGCGACCTGCGCGGTGTTCTCCAGCAGGGGATAGGGGCAGGGCTCCTCGAAGTGGCCGTAGCCGTTGTCCTCCAGGATCCTGCCCACCCTGATCGCGCGGGACACCGAGAAGCCGCTGTTGGCGTCGGCGTGGATGGTGAAGTCGTCACCCAGGACCTTGCGGACGTGCGGGATCAGCTTCTCGGTCCGGCCGGGGGAGGCGTCCCGGTCCGCGCCCATCACGTCGCCGACCCGGACCTTGGCGGCGCGGAAGCCGTACTCCTCCCGCAGCGCCACCAGCCGCTCCGCCTCCGCCTCCGGCGTGATCGACCGGCTCATGCTGGAGGCGTACATGGGCACGAAGTCGCGCACCTGCCCGCCCAGCAACTTGTGGACCGGCTGGCCGGTCACCTTGCCGAGCAGGTCCCACAGCGCGGTGTCGATGCCGCAGAGCGCGCGGTAGAGGAACGTCGAGGGGAACTTGTACTCCTTGCGCAGGCAGCGTTCCACCAGCGCCTCGAGGTCCCACGGGTCCTGGCCGAGGAAGTGCGGCGCGGCCATCTCGTGCAGCACACGTACGGACAGGCCGGGCCGGAACGGCGACGTCTGCCCGACTCCCTCCGCGCCGTCGTCGGTGCGGATGCGGACGATCGCGATCTGGTCGGCCAGGAACGTCTCGATGGTCTCGATCCTCATCGGGCCATTCGAGCCGACCGCGACGGTCGCGCGGAAGGCGTTCGTCCCGGTTCGGACGGCCGACCTCGGCGAGGCCGGCCCTGCCCCGCTGACGAACCGCTTCGGCACGAGCTGGGGAGACTTGTGGGTGTCATAGGCCCGACAAGTCTTCCCAGCTCGTGCGTTCGGCCGCCGCGCGGTCGGCGGTGCGCTTCAGGCGGGTTGGACGTCGACGTCGAACGGCCGGCCGGACAGGCCCCACGACGGGTCGAGGTCGATGCCCAGTGCGGTCAGCACGTGCGGATGGATGTCGGCATGGGCGAGTCCCTCCGGCGGGACGGCCGGCACCGTAGGACCGGACGCGGCGATCCAGGCCGTCCGCTCCACCTCGGAGTCACCGCCGTGACCGCCCTCGTCGCGGTGCCCGTGGTCGGTCACCACGACGACCGTCCACTCCTCGGCGGCAGCGGTGGCCCGGGCCCGGATCGCGGCCAGGATCCGGCCCATCCGCGCGTCCGTGGCCTCGATCGCGTGGACGTACTCCGGGCCGACGCCGAGTTCGTGCGCGACCGCGTCCGGCCCGACGAAGTAGACGAACGCCGCGTGCACGTCCTGGCTGCCCAGCACCTCGACCGCCTCGTCGGTGAGCCGGTCCTCGCACTGCTCCCAGGTCGCCAGCCCGTGGTGCTCGGTGCCCCCGGGCGGGATCAGCCGGCCACCGGGAAAGATCGGGCCGCCGTGGTCCGTACTCACCAGTGGCGGCCAGTCGGCCAGCGCGAGCGTGCGCGCGCCCGGGCGAGCGTGTTCGACCCGGGTCAGGAAGGTCGGATGGGCCGCCAGGCGGTTGCCGTCGAGGTTGTTGTCGAAGATCCGGTGCACCGGTGGGAGGACACCGGTCGCCACTGTCGCCCAGACGGGCCCGGAGATGGTCGGCCCGCTGGGATCCACCTGGATCGGGGCGAGGAAACCGTCGGCGGCGATGGCGTCCAGGTGCGGCGTGTGGGCGCTGCGCAGGACGTCGAGGCGTACGCCGTCCATCCCGAAGACGACGGCGCGACGGCGGGCGGAGGAGGGAGGAGAAGTCGGCGTGTCCGGCATGGTCTGCTCCTGGGTTCTCGGCGAGTTGCTGAGGGCAAGAGTTCCTGTGTCGGTGTCGCGATCAGCCTAGGTCAGCCGCGCAGCGGAAACCGAGGTTGCCGCTGGAGCTGTCCGGTGTGTTGCTCGTCCGCGCGGCGACGCGGTAGCGGTTGCAGTAGGACGCGTGGCACAGGTAGCTCCCGCCGCGCATCACCCGGGTGTCACCCGCGGGCGGCCCCGCCGGATCGATCCGCGTCTCCGGCCGGTCCTGGGCGTGCCAGCTGGTACTCCACCAGTCCGCGCACCACTCCCACACGTTGCCCGCCACCTCGTACAGCCCGAAACCGTTCGGGGCGTACGACTTCACCGGCGCGGTCCCGGTGTGCCCGTCCTCGGCGGTGTCCACGCGCGGGAAGCGGCCCTGCCAGATGTTGCACCGCCAGCGGCCCCGGGGGGTGAGCTCGTCGCCCCAGGCGTAGCGCGCGCGGGCGAGCCCGCCACGGGCGGCGTACTCCCACTCCGCCTCGGTCGGCAGCCGCTTGCCGGCCCACCGGGCGTAGGCGTTCGCGTCCTGCCAGGACGTGTGCACCACCGGGTGCTGCGGGCGGGTCCGGACGTCGCTGCCGGGACCTTCGGGCGTACGCCAGGTCGCGCCCTCCACCGCCAGCCACCACGGTGCGCCCGGCACCCCGGCGTCCTTGACGTGGGCGCGCTGCTCCGGCCCGACGAACAGGTGGAAGACGAACGACCAGCCGAAGCGCTCGGCCTCGGTGACGTATCCGGTGGCCTTGACGAACGCGCCGAACTGGCGGTTGGTGACCGCGGTCTCGTCCAGCCGGAACCCCGACACCCGCACCTGGCGGACCGGACCCTCCCCGTCGTCGGGGAAGGCGTCCTCGTCGGCGCCGCCCATCGCGAACTCACCCGCGGGGAGGGAGACCATCCCGCGGGCCACCTCGCGCGGGTCGCGGGTGGGCACCTCGAAGGGCAGCTCGTACGACGTGCCGCCGGCGGAGGCTTCGTCCCCGGGGGAGGGCTGGCGGCCGGCGGCGGGGCTGCAGCAGTTCGGCATCGACTCTCCGCTCAGCGGATCCGCCGGGCACCCTGGCTCGGCTGGGCCACGAACGACGACGGTGCGCCGAACCCCGCGGCCGCGAACGCCTCCGCCACCCGGCCCGCGACGGTGTCCGAGGCGTCGGCGTCGACCAGTGCGATGATGCAGCCGCCGAACCCGCCGCCGGTCATCCGCGCTCCCAGCGCACCGGCGTCCAGGGCCGCGTCGACCGCCGTGTCCAGCTCGGGGACGGTCACCTCGTAGTCGTCACGCAGCGACTCGTGCGAGGCGGTGAGCAGCGGGCCGATGTCGCGGGGGCTGCCGGTGCGCAGGCGCTCCACCGTGGCGAGGACGCGGGCGTTCTCGGTGACGACGTGGCGTACCCGCCGCGCCTCCACCGTGTCGCCCAACTGGTCCATCGCGGCCTGCAGGCCCTCGACGTCGCGCAGTGCCCGGACGCCGAGCTTGCTCGCGGCCTCCTCGCAGGTACGCCGGCGGGCGGCGTACTCCCCGTCGACCAGGCGGTGCGGCGCGCGGGTGTCCACGACCAGCAGCGCCAGCCCGTGCGCGCCGAGGTCGAACGGCACCTGCTCGGTGGCGGACGTGCGGGTGTCCAGGAACAGCAGGTGCTCGCGGGTGCACAGCAACGACGCGGACTGGTCCATGATCCCGCAGGGCATGCCCACGAAGTCGTTCTCCGCGCGCTGGGCCAGCCCGGCGAGGGCGGGCCGGTCGACCTTCACGTCGTACAGGTCTGTCACCGCGATCGCGGTCGCGCACTCCAGGGCGGCGGAGGAGGACAGGCCCGCGCCGAGGGGTACGTCACCGTCGACCAGGATGTCCAGCCCGCCGACGTCGTGCCCGGCCTCGCGCAGCGACCACACCATCCCGGCCACGTAGGCGGCCCAGCCGTCCACCGTGCCCGGCTTGAGCGCGTCCAGGCGGACCTCCACCCGGCCGTCGGTCTGCCGGGACGCCATCCGGACCAGGCCGTCGGAGCGGGTCGCGGCGGCGGCCGCCACGCCCTGGGGCAGGGCCAGCGGGAGGACGTACCCGTCGTTGTAGTCGGTGTGCTCCCCGATCAGGTTGACCCGGCCGGGTGCCGCCCAGATGCCGGCCGCCGAGTTGTCGAACGCCGACTCGAACTCGGCGTCCAGCGTGGTGCGCGCGTTCATCGCGTACGTCCTCCGTCTGCTCCGTTGTGGTCCGTGCTGTCCGAGTGCGGGTCGCTCAGTTGCTCGCGTGCCGCTGCCGGTAGCTCCACGCGTCGGCGACCATCGACGTCAGGTCGCGCCGGGGCTTCCAGCCCAGCTCGGCGGTGGCCCGGTCGTGCGAGGCGACCAGGGACGGCGGGTCACCAGCACGGCGCGGCGACTCCTCGACCGGCACCTCGTGCCCGGTGACCTCCCGGACCGCGGTGAGCACCTCCCGCACCGTCGAACCGGTGCCGGTGCCGAGGTTGCAGATCAGGTGCCGCCCGGGGGTGGCGGCGGTCAGCGCCCGCAGGTGCGCGTCGGCCAGGTCGACCACGTGGAGGTAGTCGCGGACGGCGGTCCCGTCACGGGTGGGGTAGTCGGTGCCGAACACCTGTGCAGCCGGGCGCTCGCCCGCGGCCACCGCGAGCAGGTTGGGGATCAGGTGGGTCTCCGGGTCGTGCCGCTCACCGTGGTCGCCGTAGGCGCCGGCGACGTTGAAGTAGCGCAGGCTGACCGCGGCCAGGTCGTACGCCTGCGCCTCGCTGGTCAGCATCGCGTCCACGGCCAGCTTGGACGCGCCGTAGGGGTTGGTCGGCACCGGCGGGACGTCCTCGGTGATCGGCGTCGTGTCCGGCGCGCCGTAGGTGGCGGCGGTGGAGGAGAACACGATCCGGTGGACGTCTGCCGCCCGCATCGCGTCCAGCAGGGCCAGGGTGCCGCAGACGTTCGTACGCCAGTACAGCTCGGGCCGGCGGACCGACTCCGACACCAGCGACTTGGCGGCGAAGTGCAGTACGCCGTCGAAGGACGGGTCGAGCACGTCGCCGGCGTCGGTGATCGCGCCCTGGTGGAAGGCCGCGCCCTCGGGCACCCCGTCACCGTGCCCGGTGGACAGGTCGTCCAGCACGGTCACCTCGTGCCCGGCCTCCAGGAGCAGTGTCGCGACGATCCCGCCGATGTAGCCGGCGCCGCCGGTGACCAGAAGCTTCATCCCAGTCCTCCTTCG containing:
- a CDS encoding alpha/beta hydrolase — its product is MTTLLLVHGGLWDDMDAERFWHEPGIVAGLEERGFTVLAPDRLPRARSWLAEVEHLVPLLPSGPLSVVAGSNGCSVAVRLALTCPERVDRLVLAWPASVGEAVVDVRTRRGLTELGASPRIAKDLLSGEVLRGATEAELTGMKLPVGVLPSTPENPVHRRRTSLALCSLLPHPSELPGTPEPVRRDFGPYLRSFLTSVTSFVSEVP
- a CDS encoding DUF3017 domain-containing protein, producing MVDQPGEEAARPATQVPPGRAGGGTPADRQAFWKRWGRPRGRPLPPIRPWPRRQWPLLVVLAGVVASLVVVVVVDFRPGTALFACSVLLAAVFRLVLTTRRAGLLVLRSRMTDVVTLAIMGGAALVLALAVPDIR
- a CDS encoding malate dehydrogenase; translation: MARNGKVAVVGAGFYGSTTAQRLAEYDIFDEVVLTDILEGRPEGLALDINQSRPVEGFETKVTGQTTARDGGGYEAIAGSDIVIITAGLPRKPGMSRMDLIETNAKIVRQVAENVAKHAPNAVVIVVSNPLDEMTALAQLATQFPRNRVLGQAGMLDTARFTNSVAEKLGVPVGAVTTLTLGSHGDTMVPVPSKCTVEVDGSTKPLTELLSAEEIEALVDRTRNGGAEVVALLKTGSAYFAPSAAAARMAKAIAEDSGDVMPVCAWVDGEYGIDGVYLGVLAELGRTGVRKVVETDLTDSELAALKEAAEAVRSKQSDVQNL
- a CDS encoding NADP-dependent isocitrate dehydrogenase codes for the protein MSKISVKNPIVELDGDEMTRVIWKDIKEQLLLPYVDLQLDYYDLGIEHRDATDDQVTVDAANAIKQHGVGVKCATITPDEARVEEFGLKKMWRSPNGTIRNILGGVVFREPIIIDNVPRLVPGWTKPIIIGRHAHGDQYKATDFVVPGPGKLTVTYTPTDGSQPMEFEVAEYPGGGVAMAMYNYDDSIRDFARASLNYGLQRGYPVYLSTKNTILKAYDGRFKDLFAEVFETEFKGKFEEAGITYEHRLIDDMVAQALKWEGGFVWAAKNYDGDVQSDTVAQGFGSLGLMTSVLMTPDGRTVEAEAAHGTVTRHFRQWQKGQKTSTNPIASIFAWTRGLAHRGKLDGTPEVSAFAQTLEQACVETVEAGKMTKDLALLVGGDAEWLSTDDFLAALAETLKVKVAKQ
- a CDS encoding mandelate racemase/muconate lactonizing enzyme family protein, producing MPKRFVSGAGPASPRSAVRTGTNAFRATVAVGSNGPMRIETIETFLADQIAIVRIRTDDGAEGVGQTSPFRPGLSVRVLHEMAAPHFLGQDPWDLEALVERCLRKEYKFPSTFLYRALCGIDTALWDLLGKVTGQPVHKLLGGQVRDFVPMYASSMSRSITPEAEAERLVALREEYGFRAAKVRVGDVMGADRDASPGRTEKLIPHVRKVLGDDFTIHADANSGFSVSRAIRVGRILEDNGYGHFEEPCPYPLLENTAQVAAALDIPVAGGEQDNSLVQFRRMIESHAVDIVQPDIGYIGGVARARRVARMAEDAGIPCTPHCSNTSMLQVFTLHLAASMPACHQFHEWGIEDTPWTRGVYEPDLRLENGGVKVPSAPGWGVEITPEFLRDAHREVSSR
- a CDS encoding alkaline phosphatase family protein encodes the protein MPDTPTSPPSSARRRAVVFGMDGVRLDVLRSAHTPHLDAIAADGFLAPIQVDPSGPTISGPVWATVATGVLPPVHRIFDNNLDGNRLAAHPTFLTRVEHARPGARTLALADWPPLVSTDHGGPIFPGGRLIPPGGTEHHGLATWEQCEDRLTDEAVEVLGSQDVHAAFVYFVGPDAVAHELGVGPEYVHAIEATDARMGRILAAIRARATAAAEEWTVVVVTDHGHRDEGGHGGDSEVERTAWIAASGPTVPAVPPEGLAHADIHPHVLTALGIDLDPSWGLSGRPFDVDVQPA
- a CDS encoding formylglycine-generating enzyme family protein, whose amino-acid sequence is MPNCCSPAAGRQPSPGDEASAGGTSYELPFEVPTRDPREVARGMVSLPAGEFAMGGADEDAFPDDGEGPVRQVRVSGFRLDETAVTNRQFGAFVKATGYVTEAERFGWSFVFHLFVGPEQRAHVKDAGVPGAPWWLAVEGATWRTPEGPGSDVRTRPQHPVVHTSWQDANAYARWAGKRLPTEAEWEYAARGGLARARYAWGDELTPRGRWRCNIWQGRFPRVDTAEDGHTGTAPVKSYAPNGFGLYEVAGNVWEWCADWWSTSWHAQDRPETRIDPAGPPAGDTRVMRGGSYLCHASYCNRYRVAARTSNTPDSSSGNLGFRCAADLG
- the galK gene encoding galactokinase, which produces MNARTTLDAEFESAFDNSAAGIWAAPGRVNLIGEHTDYNDGYVLPLALPQGVAAAAATRSDGLVRMASRQTDGRVEVRLDALKPGTVDGWAAYVAGMVWSLREAGHDVGGLDILVDGDVPLGAGLSSSAALECATAIAVTDLYDVKVDRPALAGLAQRAENDFVGMPCGIMDQSASLLCTREHLLFLDTRTSATEQVPFDLGAHGLALLVVDTRAPHRLVDGEYAARRRTCEEAASKLGVRALRDVEGLQAAMDQLGDTVEARRVRHVVTENARVLATVERLRTGSPRDIGPLLTASHESLRDDYEVTVPELDTAVDAALDAGALGARMTGGGFGGCIIALVDADASDTVAGRVAEAFAAAGFGAPSSFVAQPSQGARRIR
- the galE gene encoding UDP-glucose 4-epimerase GalE; this translates as MKLLVTGGAGYIGGIVATLLLEAGHEVTVLDDLSTGHGDGVPEGAAFHQGAITDAGDVLDPSFDGVLHFAAKSLVSESVRRPELYWRTNVCGTLALLDAMRAADVHRIVFSSTAATYGAPDTTPITEDVPPVPTNPYGASKLAVDAMLTSEAQAYDLAAVSLRYFNVAGAYGDHGERHDPETHLIPNLLAVAAGERPAAQVFGTDYPTRDGTAVRDYLHVVDLADAHLRALTAATPGRHLICNLGTGTGSTVREVLTAVREVTGHEVPVEESPRRAGDPPSLVASHDRATAELGWKPRRDLTSMVADAWSYRQRHASN